A window of Pseudoliparis swirei isolate HS2019 ecotype Mariana Trench chromosome 13, NWPU_hadal_v1, whole genome shotgun sequence genomic DNA:
TACTATCGAAACTAGCATTGAAATTCTCTACAGCTAAGCTGTTTACAATGTGCTAGCTTTTTATGCGCTTCGCTGGCACAAAATCATTGTCAAAAGATACGTtaaataatacacatttgtGATCGGTCACCACTAGTTCCTCAGTGCAGACATTACTGACTTTTAGACCAATCGTGAACACAAGATCCAAAGTATTGCCTTTGTTGTGAGTAGGCCCGGATACATGTTGGATAAAGTGAAGCGATTCGGTGACATTGAGGAAGCTAACGGCAAAACTATCAGAGCTATCATTCACATGAATGTTAAAGTCTCCAATTAAGAGAATTCTATCCAGACGGATGATCGAAACCAGAAAGTCACTGAACTCAGTTAGGAAAGTGCTATTTCTGCCGGGAGGGCgataaattaaaacacagtggaAAGGATTTTTTCGTCCAACTTCGTCCAATCAATTGCCCATGCAGGCCCTCAGTGGGAGACCCTATGGGATCTCGGAGCCTGGAGACCGTTTCACCTGCAACCCAACCCCAAACAGGATGCGCTCTGTGGGATTGGATGCGTCACCTTATCCCCCACTTTGTGTCCCATTACCCAGCAGTTGTAATGCTCACACCAGTGTAACGTGTCTAAGATAGCAGGCGGGGCAAGCTGAGCTGGCCTGAAATTTAAATTAACCTCAGTGACATTTATGTGTGCTGGAGAACAGGGGTGTCACATTACCGGTCCCCTCACTTccgccatgcacacacacctgccgtaCACAGAGGTGAACAAAAGAATGTACACACTCACGTATATTCTTTGGATGAAATAGAGAGTTGCACATGTCTGTTGCTAGTTTTATTCTCACCTCCTGTTGTGGTGAGAATCTCTTAGTGGCCGGTTGCAAAGCCACCATGAGAGTCTGTTCTCAGAGGAAAGAGCTGTGTCTGTGCGGCAGGAGGTTTTAGAGAGAGGCTTACCATCTATTTTTCAGAAGCTCCTGCTCGTCATGGGAGGCTGTACCTGGGCGTCCTTAAGATTAACTCTGTCAAGATCaatatctttgttttctttaaaacaaCCTCAGCGTGTTAATAGAATCTATGGACCATGGACCCTGTTAAGCACGGAGGGATGACAAAAGAAAGTAACACAAAAAGAACATATCACCAACAACCACTTCtgattttttttactaaaagGACAACAGAGAAAATATATCAATTCAAAAGTGGTTTACTAAAAGATACACATTTCCTTTCTGGCaagaaatagtttgacattttggaatCTTTTAGAAGATGCAACTCTGTATGTCCGTACGTTAAATATTAAGCTAGTGAGCTACGCTTAGCTTAAAGACTGGACACAGCGGTAAACCGTTAGCTAGGTATCAAATACGCTTTCTAGCACGTCTATAATCCATTTGTTACTAGTGTGATTATTGCCGTTGGCATTTTTGtcataaaagaaaacaataaatatatttagcgAAGCACCCTGTCCAGGTAGTTAACCACACAATACATAAACTACATAAGCTAATGCTAGCTATTGTGGCTTTCGCCGTTGCTTGACCAACATATAACGTTAGCAAGTTGCTAAGCTTAGCTAAGTGCTACATGTAGCTACATATTAACCATACACACCCCAGAGAGATATTGATCATTTCAAATCATCAACAATGTTCAGCATATTTTCCaagatgtcaaactattcctttaagagTGAGAACTGCCTTTGGGACAGAGGATATTTTGAGCCGAGGTAGAACTAACTTGGCTGCTACTCTGAGTTCTTTTGACCCTCATAGAGCCGCCCAAGGGCATTTGGGAAGTGCTTTACCCACGCAAGGGTAGGCcaggcagcagagaggagggcaGCTCATCCCCTGTGGCATTCTCCCTTCTCCTCAAGAACTGGGCCACCCAGGATGATGGGTGCTCGGTTGTTTTCACGGCCATCATAAATCATGTATCGGTTCTGCCGTGCGATagaggcctgtgtgtgtttctgacatgGGGAAATCCTTGTTGACAAACCATTTCCCACATCTCAAACATCAGATTTCATGATTCAAGGTGGCACTGGGTTATTCTAACCTTGTTCTGTGGAACAGAACAGAGCATGTCTGAGAGCACAGTCTGATGTGAATTAAATTATGCCTCCACTTTACCACATTTCACTTTTTGTGGTCTTGGTTTTACATTGACGACACTAAAGCCTCTTCCTCTTTGCCATGGTCTTGTGCAATAGGAGATTCACATCCCGGACATGGCCCCATAAAAGGTATTTGGAAAACCCTTGAGAGTGACCACATCAGACACTATGGCTATGAGAGGCTCCCTGGGGGCTTATAAAGGCATGAGAGATCATGAAAAACAGCACAAAAGCAGAGGCTCTGTCTGTATAACCAGGTATAATCATGAAGGATTCCTGTGTTCCCTTAATTACTCTGGGTGCAAGGGCGAGCTAGTTTGCTCGAGGGCTTTTCCTCCCCGAATATGGAAAAAGTGTCCGTTTCCCCATCTCGTTGACAGCTGAACTGCAGTAACCTCTAATTCTCTGCTTCGCATATCAACCTTCTTCTGACAATTACATGGTATGTGCAGGGCTATTGGCTTGTGACTGAAGATTAGCATATTCTGCAGAGGAGTAATTTCCAGAGCTGCACTTGGTTTCTGGTATCAGCTCAAAAGCACTCAATCTTTCATCACCCCTGGTTAACGAGTGAGTGATGGCTTTTTATTGGTTCCCTCCTCACAAACCAACAACGTTATACTCCCATGCATTTGAGAAACGGACTCGCAATGAGCTGACATGGACTCTTTGTGTGTAGTGTACTGCCGCGCTGTATCGATAATGTCTGGTGATGTTAGTGAGCTAGCAGTTGTTTCCTGTCAAATACTCGTAACATACAGAGGCAGCTTGGAGGTCTGCCGTGCTCATCAGCATGGAGCTCTGGTCCTATCAAACACATCAGAGTAACTGAGTGAGCAGAATATGCATTTGCTAAAGTCATTCATATTCTAAATACCGCAGTTACTGACACATTGTTCCGTCAGAGAAACCCCAGAACAACAATTTAATTGGAAAACATAATTTGACTTAGAATATACTTGTGAATGCCATAAGGGTTTTTAATGGAAACAGTTGTACATGGAGATGGTCATTCTGGCCGTTCCCATCGTTCATGTTGGTGTTGTCTTCGTGTGTGAGCGAGGTGCCTCTTCTTCTGTAGGTGCATGCACCACTGGATAAATCCCATTTATATCCCAAAACCTGCTGCTGCTTTTATTCCTTTAGCGCACAGACTACTAGACCATCAACAAAACCTCTTAATGGGTCGCTGAAAGATCAATTATTCATAGGTTGCATAGGCCTGGTTTTCTTGTGCAGATGCACATGTCTTGTTGCCCACCGTGGCTTCGTGACAACAACTGAACAAAGTCCTCTGATGATGACCGTAGTTGTGGGTCGTAGCTCCATTCTTTTTGGCGCGGGTCCCAGGTGTAGATCCATCGGCCCTATACCACAGTACTAATGGTGGAAGACTCCTCTGACTTGCCATGTATGTTGGGCAGCGACTTGAGGTACTCCAGGTGTCTGCGGGCGTCCTCCTGATTCGCCCTGACATAGTAGACCAGGTAGGAGATGACCATGGTGAACCAGCCGAACATGACGACCAGCATGGCCACATCTGTAGTCCTCTTCGTCACCACACATAGGTCTATGTCTGGTGCCAAGAGGAAGGCGAGTCCTTGAACTCCTATTTCCTCCGGATTTGATGTCTGGCACACGATGCCCGTCAGCGACGTGGGCTCCAGGTCCACGCGGGGCATGGCCATCTGCAAGTTGCAGTCACAGTGCCACGGATTGTTTGTTAGGTTGGCGCGAGACCGCAGGCCCTCGAAGGCCTCAGGGTTAAAGTTGACTAACTTGTTTGAAGAAATGTCAAGTAACTGTAGTGAGGTGCCCAGCCCCCTGAATGCTCCTGGCTCCAACTGGCTTATTTCATTGTGCGATAGATCCAGTTCGACCAGGTAGGGCAAACCTGCAAAAGCATTCGTCGGGACCGTCGTAAAGAGGTTGAAGTCCAGATAGACGCGTCGGGTGTCATTGGGGATATCCTGGGGGATCTCCGTGAGCTGCAGATTGCTGCAGCGCACCGTCTTGCCGCTGCTCTCGCTCTCAGAGCAGTAGCAGCTCTTGGAGCAACTGGTAGAAGCATGGTGGAAGCAAAAGGTCATTAGCACCAGGCTGTGCAGCAGCAAACACATGACCACTGAGTGGCGCAGTAACCAGTCTGCAAGTAGGGGCATTGTGGGATACGGGCATGCTCCAAGACGGACCACCTGGGCGCAGGGGGCGAAGTCCACATCAACCTCCCCAGTAGCTTTTGAGTCTACGACATGAAGACAACAGAAAGTCACATTAGCATGAAGACTCCCCTTTCAAAAAAGAGATGTGCTGTGAAATCAAGAAAGCATGGGTGATTACCAATGTTTCCTCAGAGGCCATAGTGCAGAAATCAGGGGGGGGAGGGTAGTCTACAGTAGCGTGTCTCATTGCAGTGAGCGGGCAGCGGGAATGCTGCATTTCAGCATATAGTTGGCCAGAAACAAATTCCCTTGTATTTCCAGGAAAGTCTGAGGATCAAACATTGCCTTCATACCAACGAAATAAACAAGCTCCTTTGGTGTCACCGTGCCTCCTTTATAATTGACATCCCTGCTATGCAGGGCTATTTCAGTACACAGATACTGGCATGAACATAGGGTTGTGACACCATGTGGAACAAAATCTTCCAAACAAAACATCAAACCAACCAGATTTTCATGGCATTATTTATAAAGTTGATCTTCTAGTTCTTTCTAAAACTATCGCTGCCAATCTGATGCAACATTTCTTATTAaaaatgttcattaaaaatGTCCACCCTTGGAGTCAGTCAAGCTATGCAGTCGCTAGTACACAAGGTAATTTACTTTAGAAGTGCAAGTAACACAGTAAAAGCATGTCAGTGTGTCCTGTAAATTACTCTCTATATGTTGTATGTAAGCCTTTGAAGATAGCAGGTGTACCACCCGAACACACTTCATTAATAGCTGAACAGGGCTACCTCCTATCCTGTTACTAATCCTCTTTAGGAAAAAGTCCTTAAGTCAGTGTAGGACCAGTGTTGGCCACCCAATCCTTTTGTTGTGGTAAATGCTAATGCTATAAACAGCACCAAGGACAACAACACAGACAATGTGATGGTCTGTCCTCTTGGAGATAAAAAAACAACGAATGAGTTCAACCAGACTTCTTGATTTCTTCAAAATGGCTGGAGACTGGGCAAGATCCACTTACCAagattaaaaaatgaaatcGATCTCTAAGTACCTCAAAGTATCACATGGCTTTGGGGGTAGAGGACCGAGTGCAGTGGCGATGGtggtgcgtatgtgtgtgttaagggGACAGATGTCTCGTCTCAGAGACACAAATAACACTGTGTACGCCTTTGATGATGCCTACCGGACAATCCCAATAgcgagggggagacggaggcaGAGCAAAGGGCGGATGAAGCCTCTGCTACTAAGAAGCtcttatatatatagacacgtCTTCCTTTAGGCAGACTACCTTCCGGAGGATGTCCCGCTGCACTTTATGTCCGCAGGGTGTATGAGAATGTGATATAGCATGACAAATGCAGTTCAACACCCGGGGAATAAACGTTTTTCCCGTTTACATtcaatttagctgacgctttcatccaaagggAGGGCAATTCGGGGTTAAGTtacttgctcaagggcacatcgaccaGGGCTAGcgaggattgaaccgccgatcctctgagaGAAAGACGGACCTACTAACCACTGACCCTCAGTCCCTAACCCGTTTTGCCTAAACTAAATGAgaaacgtgctgctgctgcaaagGCTGGAGGCCGTCCTCCCTCAGTGTGCCAGCCTGGTGTTTTCTGAGAGATAatgggggggggcagctggaAGTGAAAGAAtaaagaggagagatgagataaACAGAAGAGAGAGGGGTGTTCACCAAATAAGTGGCAGGTTAGGGCGCCAGTTTAAAAAGTGTTTCCATCCGAAATTTACTTATCAAAGACAAAAATGTGTCATTTTACGATACTCCTAAAAAAACGTTCAATCAGTCGGCCCCTAAATCTGGGGGTCTGAGTCAGTGTTCCTAGTCATTACTTCAGTGATGAATAAAGCGCTCATGAAGGTCAGTCTCTCACTGCGTTCTGAGCAGCACTGACAACTCCCTCACACCGATTATTTCAGGAGCAGTCATTGAGCGGCAATGAAAGGCAACACACATGTAgtatatgaatacattttgttatgttgtgTTCACGTATGAAATTGAAAATGACGCATCACATCGCAGCTTTGAGCATTGCATGAATGGCCTTTTGTAGTTATGAATGGGCGGGTGTGGATCACTGAAAGGGAACATAAGGCATCCCTGACATGTTACCTGAATACATAAGCTTTTTAAACTGTTATCATATTTCAATGCTTTGGGCTTTATCAACTCCGATCCCCTCACTCATGCCAATCTCGATTACTAGATATATTACTTTTGATTCCTTATTGCACTGTTTACCAGAAGACCCATTTCATTCTTGCTGATAGCAATACAAACACTATCTGCTCTTTAATGACATTTAATGGATATGCACTGTACACGATTATATAGTATTACGAGTTTAATCTCACAGTTGTAATCAGTTTACATATCTCTTCAAGATAAATATCCTCAACATGAACTTCATTAAAGCTACACTCACAATGTAATTACTTTACTTTACATGAATCACAAGACACGCTGTGGGCGTTTAAAGATGCACAATGAATGCGCACCAGTGGGTTAAGAGTTGCTGCTCTCATTCTACTTCTAAGCATCAGGCATCTGGTGGAAATGAAGTCAAAGCGACGGGAGATGAGGCGCTGCCTCCCGGCGACTGACACCTCGTGAAGTTTGCCTTTCATCCGGATTCAGTCAGCACCGTGAGCCGATCACAACAAACACCTCAAAGCAACCAGCTGCTGCTTCACGGACCAAGACACGTCCCCAACATAGACCCACACGGAAACACAAGCGCACACTCACGTCGGTGCCGCGTCCCCTCTCCTGTCCATGGTGGCGTGCCTCTCAGCAAGTGGCCAACAGCGAACCGGTCCCGCAGCTCCGCGCGCTCTCCGGAAGGCGGATCCGGCCGAGGTGTCGGTTCGCTTCCATCCCTTCCGCAGCTCCTCCGAACAGCCGCCTCTGGCCACTGCAGCCTTGAGTTCCCCAcgcaaccaacacacacaatccCAGGGATGGAGCCGCGCGCAGCGCGGAGGCAACGCGTGTGAGTGATGGCGGCGTCACACCGACTCTGATCCTCTGGATGTGACGCAATGCATTTACCCACAGAAAGCCTCGAATGGCTGACGGGAGGATCTGATGCATGCAGACGGGCTGCCTGCACTCATGCATGTGCATCTGTGGATCGCTGAGTGGATCTGCATGCAGCAGGTGCCAGTAAACTATGAGGGGctgtgagggacattattcagaataccctctcacacacactagtgaaatgctctcacacacactagtgaaatgctctcacacacaactgagtcacacacactagtgaaatgctctcacacacactagtgaaatgctctcacacacactagtgaaatgctctcacacacacaactgaaatgctctcacacacactagtgaaatgctctcacacacactagtgaaatgctctcacacacactagtgaaatgctctcacacacacaactgaaatgctctcacacactagtgaaatgctctcacacacactagtgaaatgctctcacacacactagtgaaatgctctcacacacactagtgaaatgctctcacacacactagtgaaatgctctcacacacactaatgaaatgctctcacacacacaactgaaatgctctcacacacactagtgaaatgctctcacacacacaactgaaatgctctcacacacactagtgaaatgctctcacacatactagtgaaatgctctcacacacactactgaaaaactatacgctcacacacacaactgaaaatctctcacacatactagtgaaaagctctcacacacacacatatgaaaatttcacttgaaacggaaggtgcagtgttgccaggtccgcggttttcccgcggaattgtgctccttttgaagtgttgccgcgggttgaattttgtgtccgctggttcgggtagacctattttgcatgcaaattacatgaatatctttaaataaaaatccatattttaaatgaaataatttatttatacccaaatcctaccataaactgcttttaatgctggcatactaaacatttggtgttactttgtagatattacaatacaatggcaatgatagcaatgctgttggactttaaaagcagtgtatatggtttggcacgggcatattttgagttctaatattgggcttgtttttgggcttgttttattggccattgggctggttttgtcacacagacctggcaatcCTGGCaatgtgtttcagttgaaacggaaggtgatcaaggatggcagatcaacaatgtgctcaacagcccttaagcaacggcgttactaaacaacatattggcctcagcggagacaatcagaacactgtctaataatgcctcaactgttcggcagcagCCGATGTTACACCCCTcctggttttcagacctactggtttccctgcgcgtgcgttgtgttctcttaacatctgcagcggggctgtctcgctcaccagattcgtcacacattcacaaacatattgctggagatcttcaagccacccttcatatccatttcggcgattacgattgtataagtgagcagtgcatcacagccacggatgaagaaatacattttcgaaaaaataaaaataaaaagatcgcccgacctggtttcgatctctttcacgcaaaaggcgactgcactcaaagacgcgcTGCTCCACCAGATATTAGCTTctgctcaagtaatttatatattgatccattaagtcacatttcttatgttttcatgggaacagtttggttgaagggatctgaaacaactggttaccttgaccggatatgtacactttgaaacatgtttagcgatgcttgttcgcaacatgtgccttccgttgcaagtgaaatgccttccgttgcaagtgaaatgccttccgttgcaagtgaaatgccttccgttgcAAGTGAAATTGTCATacgtgtgtatgagagcttttcatatgtgtgtgtgtgagagcttttcactagtgtgtgtgagagcatttcactggtgtctgtgtgtgagagcatttcactagtgtgtgtgagagcatttcactcatgtgtgtgtgagagagcatttcactagtgtgtgtgagagcatttcactagtgtgtgtgagagcatttcactagtgtgtgtgtgtgagagcatttcactagtgtgtgtgtgagagagcatttcactagtgtgtgtgagagcatttcactcatgtgtgtgtgagagagcatttcacttgtgtgtgtgagagcatttcactggtgtctgtgtgtgagagcatttcactagtgtgtgtgagagcatttcactcatgtgtgtgtgagagagcatttcactgtgtgtgtgagagcatttcacagtgtgtgtgagagcatttcaccatgtgtgtgtgagagcatttcactgtgtgtgtgagagcatttcactgtgtgtgtgagagcatttcactgtgtgtgtgtgagagcatttcactggtgtgtgtgagagcatttcactgtgtgtgtgagagcatttcactagtgtgtgtgtgagagcatttcactggtgtgtgagagcatttcagtagtgtgtgtgagagcatttcactagtgtgtgtgtgagagcatttcactagtgtgtgtgagagcatttcagttgtgtgtgtgagagcatttcactagtgtgtgtgtgtgagagcatttcactagtgtgtgtgagagcatttcactgtgtgtgtgagagcatttcactagtgtgtgtgtgagagcatttcactggtgtgtgtgtgtgagagcatttcagtagtgtgtgtgagagcatttcactagtgtgtgtgagagcatttcagtagtgtgtgtgagagcatttcactagtgtgtgtgtgagagcatttcactagtgtgtgtgagagcatttcactagtgtgtgtgagagaatttcagtagtgtgtgtgagagcatttcactagtgtgtgtgtgtgagagcatttcactagtgtgtgtgagagcatttcagtagtgtgtgtgagagcatttcactagtgtgtgtgtgtgtgtgagagcatttcactagtgtgtgtgagagcatttcactagtgtgtgagagcatttcactagtgtgtgtgagagcatttcagtagtgtgtgtgagagcatttcactagtgtgtgtgagagcatttcactagtgtgtgtgtgagagagcatttcactagtgtgtttgtgtgtgagagcatttcactagtgtgtgtgtgtgtgagagcatttcactagtgtgtgtgagagcatttcagtagtgtgtgtgagagcatttcactagtgtgtgtttgtgtgtgagagcatttcactcatgtgtgtgtgtgtgagagcatttcacttatgtgtgtgtgtgagagagcatttcactagtgtgtgtgtgtgagagcatttcactcatgtgtgtgt
This region includes:
- the lrrc3ca gene encoding leucine-rich repeat-containing protein 3B — protein: MPLLADWLLRHSVVMCLLLHSLVLMTFCFHHASTSCSKSCYCSESESSGKTVRCSNLQLTEIPQDIPNDTRRVYLDFNLFTTVPTNAFAGLPYLVELDLSHNEISQLEPGAFRGLGTSLQLLDISSNKLVNFNPEAFEGLRSRANLTNNPWHCDCNLQMAMPRVDLEPTSLTGIVCQTSNPEEIGVQGLAFLLAPDIDLCVVTKRTTDVAMLVVMFGWFTMVISYLVYYVRANQEDARRHLEYLKSLPNIHGKSEESSTISTVV